A portion of the Bifidobacterium bifidum ATCC 29521 = JCM 1255 = DSM 20456 genome contains these proteins:
- a CDS encoding sodium pump decarboxylase gamma subunit, whose amino-acid sequence MTDPNAGFPTGNNSYGAPQPAQPASDANAAYQQPQYTAPVPPAQPVPPAGAPYQAPATPDYAANIQNSVAGFAQNLGGKNVTVGGQSFDFISIITYVAGVLAIIACIVPFVSAFGYNASLFQGGDGWIVLVAVLAIAALTFFKKHLPAMIISALVLVLSIFEMVYSKIKINSSLDEFGSNYGSLGSLASGYAKNAVAFGIGAYLLIIAALGLIVGTVLAFGNQKKAAKVAVPGVSAQPQYVPTAFPGAPVPAPAAPVSDAGVPQAPTAPQAPTAPVASTAYEQPAPAVPVYQQPDSDASYPGQTPQA is encoded by the coding sequence ATGACAGATCCCAATGCCGGTTTCCCCACTGGAAACAACTCTTATGGAGCCCCGCAGCCCGCTCAGCCGGCTTCGGACGCAAACGCGGCCTATCAGCAGCCGCAGTACACCGCACCCGTGCCGCCTGCCCAGCCCGTGCCGCCTGCAGGGGCACCCTATCAGGCGCCGGCAACCCCCGATTACGCGGCGAACATCCAGAACTCCGTCGCCGGTTTCGCCCAGAACCTGGGTGGCAAGAACGTGACCGTCGGAGGCCAGTCATTCGACTTCATTTCCATCATCACCTACGTGGCCGGCGTGCTGGCGATCATCGCCTGCATCGTGCCGTTCGTGTCGGCGTTTGGATACAACGCCAGCCTGTTCCAAGGCGGGGACGGATGGATTGTCCTCGTTGCGGTTCTTGCCATCGCGGCGCTCACGTTCTTCAAGAAGCACCTCCCCGCAATGATCATTTCCGCCTTGGTGCTGGTACTCAGCATCTTTGAGATGGTGTATTCCAAGATCAAGATCAACAGTAGCTTGGACGAGTTCGGCAGCAACTATGGCAGTCTGGGAAGTCTCGCGTCCGGCTACGCGAAGAATGCGGTGGCTTTCGGTATTGGTGCATACTTGCTCATCATCGCGGCGCTGGGCCTGATTGTCGGCACCGTGCTTGCGTTCGGCAATCAGAAGAAGGCCGCGAAGGTCGCGGTGCCGGGTGTTTCCGCCCAGCCGCAGTATGTGCCGACGGCATTCCCCGGTGCTCCGGTCCCGGCACCTGCCGCCCCTGTGTCCGATGCCGGCGTTCCTCAGGCTCCCACTGCACCGCAGGCCCCGACCGCACCGGTCGCCTCGACTGCGTATGAGCAGCCGGCGCCTGCCGTTCCGGTTTACCAGCAGCCCGATTCGGACGCTTCCTACCCGGGGCAGACCCCGCAGGCCTGA
- a CDS encoding LacI family DNA-binding transcriptional regulator produces the protein MAGDMKKPRVSEIAKLAGVSTATVSKVINGREGVSSSTRARIEKIMEESGYSKSLVTTKTSQTIELVLTEVMANGINAMIAETTEYVKSMPIGITITQTGRGKRSEESFREILNRNPLGVILLLSNATEREKTLLRSRNIPFVIIDSIGEGSQDTLGVGIDNWTGGLIATEHLIKLGHQRIGIITGPQNAESAQARYSGYATALRRAGIQLDPELVAYGDYMPERGYECACQLLDLPAAKRPTAIFACNDVTALNVYRAARQRGLSLPADLSVVGFDNVYPAQYLYPALTTISQPFDMIARKAVDMILDARAGSVADHYLILPTRLVVRESTTAPKKS, from the coding sequence ATGGCAGGCGATATGAAAAAACCGCGGGTCAGTGAGATAGCGAAGCTTGCCGGAGTCTCCACCGCGACCGTATCAAAGGTCATCAACGGGCGAGAGGGCGTATCCAGCTCCACAAGGGCGCGCATCGAGAAAATCATGGAGGAATCCGGGTACTCCAAGTCTCTCGTCACCACGAAGACATCACAGACCATCGAGCTCGTGCTCACCGAGGTCATGGCGAACGGTATCAACGCGATGATCGCGGAGACCACCGAATATGTGAAATCGATGCCCATCGGCATCACCATCACGCAGACCGGGCGGGGCAAGCGCAGCGAGGAAAGCTTCCGGGAAATCCTCAACCGCAATCCCCTCGGCGTCATTTTGCTGCTGTCCAACGCGACCGAACGCGAAAAAACACTATTGCGTTCGCGCAACATTCCCTTCGTCATTATCGACTCCATCGGCGAAGGGTCGCAGGACACGCTCGGCGTGGGCATCGACAACTGGACCGGCGGGCTGATCGCCACCGAGCACCTCATCAAACTCGGCCATCAGCGCATCGGCATCATCACCGGCCCGCAGAACGCAGAATCCGCTCAGGCCCGCTACAGTGGCTACGCCACCGCGCTGCGTCGCGCCGGGATCCAGCTGGATCCCGAGCTGGTCGCCTACGGCGACTACATGCCGGAACGCGGCTACGAGTGCGCATGCCAACTGCTCGACCTGCCCGCCGCCAAACGGCCGACTGCGATCTTCGCATGCAACGACGTCACGGCGCTCAACGTGTACCGCGCTGCCCGCCAACGCGGCCTGTCCCTGCCCGCTGACCTGTCGGTCGTCGGCTTCGACAACGTGTACCCGGCACAATACCTGTACCCGGCGCTCACCACCATCAGCCAGCCGTTCGACATGATCGCCCGCAAGGCCGTGGACATGATTCTCGACGCGCGTGCAGGCTCCGTCGCCGACCACTACCTGATCCTGCCCACACGCCTGGTCGTCCGCGAAAGCACCACCGCCCCCAAGAAGAGCTGA
- a CDS encoding TetR/AcrR family transcriptional regulator, whose product MARNPHPEVTERRILAAAKKLFAEKGYDKTSIQDIIDKLGDLSRGAIYHHFKSKEAILERLNTDDWHASQTLCDEIAKRDDMNAMEKLRSLFANSLGDAAHLALVKATVPFFDDPATFTANMRFWSTELPKNFEPLIEEGQLDGSIPTEYPREVAQLLALLCNYWLMPCFFPATRTQLRYRLQCLATMLDALHAPVFDQHLIDLATDGMMAFAGDGSGSAAEQQDGGGTSPVSDAH is encoded by the coding sequence ATGGCACGCAACCCGCACCCCGAGGTGACGGAACGCCGCATCCTCGCCGCCGCGAAAAAGCTGTTCGCCGAGAAAGGCTACGACAAGACCTCCATCCAGGACATCATCGATAAGCTGGGAGACCTGTCGAGAGGCGCGATCTACCACCACTTCAAGTCCAAAGAGGCCATCCTCGAACGACTGAACACCGACGACTGGCACGCCAGCCAGACCCTGTGCGACGAGATCGCGAAACGCGACGACATGAACGCGATGGAAAAGCTCCGCTCGCTGTTCGCCAACTCGCTGGGAGACGCCGCGCACCTGGCGCTCGTCAAGGCCACCGTGCCGTTCTTCGACGATCCCGCCACATTCACCGCCAACATGCGATTCTGGTCAACCGAGCTGCCGAAAAACTTCGAGCCATTGATCGAGGAAGGCCAGCTGGACGGCTCCATCCCCACCGAATACCCGCGCGAAGTGGCGCAGCTGCTGGCCCTGCTATGCAACTATTGGCTGATGCCATGCTTCTTCCCCGCCACGCGCACGCAGCTGCGGTATCGTCTGCAATGCCTCGCCACCATGCTCGACGCGCTGCACGCGCCGGTCTTCGACCAGCATCTCATCGATCTCGCCACGGACGGCATGATGGCCTTCGCCGGCGACGGCAGCGGCAGCGCCGCCGAGCAACAAGACGGAGGCGGCACCAGTCCGGTAAGCGACGCACACTAG
- a CDS encoding SDR family NAD(P)-dependent oxidoreductase, producing the protein MDLHLEGKVVILTGGFKGIGKGIALRLAKEGAIVAVINRDDGAAEQFDAEMKAITDNYRTYLMDLNDTDDIAPIVEDVVKTYGHIDGLVNNADRNDNLDLDHTSWREFEQSLHGNLTHYYELAHRCAPYLRESKGAIVDISSKTALTGQGKTSAYAANLLVFDASKGVHFHDEVFKDTVYFMNNVFCNTSTTPTQWYRKTDALAKAAFSNNDYYEAGGKASDTQPEDKRGLEVDPKFVGFSGGSDTPAGKLAGMAPKPRPTSTRHTPPPSCAWASTPSRPACSGRRR; encoded by the coding sequence ATGGATTTGCATCTGGAAGGCAAGGTCGTCATCCTCACCGGCGGTTTCAAGGGCATCGGCAAGGGCATCGCCCTGCGACTGGCCAAGGAGGGGGCCATCGTGGCGGTTATCAACCGCGACGACGGCGCCGCCGAGCAGTTCGACGCCGAAATGAAGGCCATCACCGACAACTACCGCACGTATCTGATGGACCTCAACGACACCGACGACATCGCGCCGATCGTCGAGGATGTGGTGAAGACCTACGGCCATATCGACGGTCTGGTCAACAACGCGGACCGCAACGACAACCTCGACCTCGACCACACCTCGTGGCGCGAATTCGAGCAGTCGCTGCACGGCAACCTCACGCACTATTACGAGCTCGCCCACCGCTGCGCCCCGTACCTGCGCGAATCGAAGGGCGCGATCGTCGACATCTCGTCCAAGACCGCGCTGACCGGCCAGGGCAAGACCAGCGCCTACGCCGCCAACTTGCTCGTGTTCGACGCCTCCAAGGGCGTCCACTTCCACGACGAGGTCTTCAAGGACACCGTCTACTTCATGAACAACGTGTTCTGCAACACCTCCACCACGCCGACGCAGTGGTACCGCAAGACCGACGCGCTCGCCAAGGCCGCGTTCTCGAACAACGACTACTACGAGGCCGGCGGCAAGGCTTCGGACACTCAGCCTGAGGACAAGCGTGGTCTGGAAGTCGACCCGAAGTTCGTCGGCTTCTCCGGCGGCTCCGACACCCCGGCCGGCAAGCTCGCCGGCATGGCGCCGAAGCCAAGGCCAACCTCGACAAGGCATACACCTCCTCCAAGCTGCGCGTGGGCCTCGACTCCGTCAAGGCCGGCGTGCAGTGGGCGCCGACGATGA
- the murA gene encoding UDP-N-acetylglucosamine 1-carboxyvinyltransferase, whose product MAESENDVLHVVGGKPLNGTIKVRGAKNFVSKAMVAALLAPGKSVLKNVPEIRDVHVVSDLLRLHGVDVEVDGTNGIVNIDATHVQLADVADVDTLSGSSRIPILFSGPLVHRLGEAFIPALGGCAIGGRPIDFHLETLRKLGATVDKEHKDGIHITAPNGLHGAKIHLPYPSVGATEQTLLAAVLAEGKTELSGAAIEPEIMDLVAVLQKMGAIISVDVDRTFRIEGVKELNGFTHTSLTDRIEAASWASAALATRGDIFVKGATQPEMMTFLNVFRKVGGKFEVTDRGIRFWHPGGDLKPVAIETDVHPGFMTDWQQPLVVALTQANGLSIVHETVYENRFGFTKPLVQMGATIQLYRECLGSLPCRFQQRNYKHSAVIFGPTPLTGRDIDVPDLRGGFSHLIAALAASGPSNVHGISLIDRGYADFRGKLAALGADFE is encoded by the coding sequence ATGGCGGAATCGGAGAACGATGTCCTGCATGTGGTCGGCGGCAAACCGCTGAACGGCACGATCAAGGTGCGTGGCGCGAAGAACTTCGTGAGCAAGGCGATGGTCGCGGCGCTGCTCGCCCCCGGCAAGTCGGTGCTGAAGAACGTGCCCGAGATTCGCGATGTGCATGTGGTGTCCGATCTGCTGCGCCTGCATGGCGTGGATGTGGAGGTGGATGGCACCAACGGCATCGTCAACATCGACGCGACGCATGTGCAGCTCGCCGATGTGGCGGATGTCGACACGCTGTCCGGCTCTTCGCGCATTCCGATCCTGTTCTCCGGCCCGCTGGTGCATCGTCTCGGCGAGGCGTTCATCCCGGCGCTGGGAGGTTGCGCGATCGGCGGCCGTCCGATTGATTTCCATCTGGAAACGCTGCGCAAGCTGGGTGCCACGGTCGACAAGGAGCACAAGGACGGCATTCACATCACCGCTCCGAACGGCCTGCACGGCGCGAAGATCCATCTGCCGTACCCGTCCGTGGGCGCGACCGAGCAGACGCTGCTGGCCGCCGTGCTCGCCGAAGGCAAGACCGAGCTGTCGGGTGCCGCAATCGAGCCCGAGATCATGGATCTGGTGGCCGTGCTGCAGAAGATGGGCGCGATCATTTCGGTGGATGTGGATCGCACGTTCCGCATCGAGGGCGTCAAGGAGCTCAATGGCTTCACGCACACGTCGCTGACCGACCGCATCGAGGCCGCCAGCTGGGCGTCGGCGGCGCTCGCCACGCGCGGCGACATTTTCGTCAAGGGTGCTACGCAGCCGGAGATGATGACGTTCCTCAACGTGTTCCGCAAGGTCGGCGGCAAGTTCGAGGTGACCGACAGGGGCATCCGTTTCTGGCATCCGGGCGGCGACCTCAAGCCCGTGGCCATCGAGACGGATGTGCACCCCGGTTTCATGACCGACTGGCAGCAGCCGCTGGTCGTGGCGCTCACCCAGGCGAATGGCCTGTCGATTGTGCACGAGACCGTGTATGAGAACCGATTCGGCTTCACCAAGCCGCTTGTGCAGATGGGTGCGACGATTCAGCTGTATCGCGAGTGCCTCGGCTCGCTGCCGTGCCGTTTCCAGCAGCGCAACTACAAGCATTCCGCTGTGATTTTCGGACCGACCCCGTTGACCGGCCGCGATATCGACGTGCCGGATCTGCGTGGCGGTTTCAGCCATCTGATTGCGGCGCTTGCCGCGTCCGGCCCGTCCAATGTGCATGGCATTTCGCTGATTGACCGCGGCTACGCGGATTTCCGCGGCAAGCTCGCCGCGCTCGGTGCCGATTTCGAGTAA
- the rplK gene encoding 50S ribosomal protein L11 codes for MAPKKKVSALIKLQIQAGKANPAPPLGPALGSHGVNIMDFCKQYNAQTQDKMGQVIPVEITVYEDRSFTFILKTPPAAALLLKAAGIQKGTENPLTHKVGSVTKAQLREIAEIKMADLSARDVEAGMKIIAGTARSMGITVID; via the coding sequence ATGGCTCCCAAGAAGAAAGTCTCGGCGCTGATCAAGCTCCAGATCCAGGCTGGCAAGGCCAATCCTGCCCCGCCGCTGGGTCCGGCTCTGGGTTCGCATGGCGTGAACATCATGGACTTCTGCAAGCAGTACAATGCGCAGACGCAGGACAAGATGGGTCAGGTCATCCCTGTTGAGATCACCGTTTACGAGGATCGCTCCTTCACCTTCATTCTGAAGACCCCGCCTGCAGCGGCTCTGCTGCTCAAGGCCGCCGGTATCCAGAAGGGCACCGAAAACCCGCTGACCCATAAGGTCGGCTCCGTCACCAAGGCGCAGCTGCGCGAGATCGCCGAGATCAAGATGGCTGATCTGTCCGCCCGCGACGTCGAGGCTGGCATGAAGATCATCGCGGGCACCGCTCGCTCGATGGGCATCACGGTTATCGACTGA
- a CDS encoding FKBP-type peptidyl-prolyl cis-trans isomerase, whose translation MRKLTQTSTFKRVLAAVCTVGLCVTLAACGSGDSGSSSKKSGDDSSQSSGSSALKNMKKIAGITATGTLGEKPKVSFKAPKTVDNNSYAVLQEGNGATIADGDRLCSQGIAISVKDGTELASSWEKNTPDCSLVLEKGTVSNAYYELLKGRKLNTTIAYGVNDSNSSGTSYIMALTYVSKSKDLTKATGNEVTDIPSDLPKVTRAKNGKPSINMNGYKGSSKLVSQALIKGKGKEVTNNNTVKVKYTGWLLDGTQFDSSWDKNTTLEADTYSGGNHQVIEGWQQAMVGQTVGSQVLMVIPPNLGYGDTAQGSIPANSTLIFVVDILAAY comes from the coding sequence ATGCGTAAGTTGACACAGACATCCACGTTCAAGCGCGTACTCGCGGCCGTGTGCACGGTCGGCCTGTGCGTCACACTCGCCGCGTGCGGCTCCGGCGATTCCGGCTCGTCGTCAAAGAAATCCGGCGACGACTCCTCGCAGTCCTCCGGCTCCAGCGCATTGAAGAACATGAAGAAGATCGCCGGCATCACCGCCACGGGTACGCTGGGCGAGAAACCGAAGGTCTCCTTCAAGGCACCGAAGACCGTCGACAACAACAGCTATGCCGTGCTGCAGGAAGGCAACGGCGCCACCATCGCTGATGGCGACCGTCTGTGCTCGCAGGGCATCGCCATCAGCGTCAAGGACGGCACCGAGCTTGCGAGCAGCTGGGAGAAGAACACACCCGATTGCTCCCTGGTGCTGGAAAAGGGCACAGTGAGCAACGCCTACTATGAGCTGCTGAAGGGCCGCAAGCTCAACACGACGATCGCGTACGGCGTCAATGACTCCAACTCCAGCGGCACGTCGTACATCATGGCGCTGACCTACGTTTCCAAGTCGAAGGATCTCACCAAGGCCACAGGCAACGAGGTCACCGACATCCCGTCCGATCTGCCGAAGGTCACGCGAGCGAAGAACGGCAAGCCGTCCATTAACATGAACGGGTACAAGGGAAGCAGCAAGCTGGTCTCGCAGGCGCTGATCAAGGGCAAGGGCAAAGAGGTCACGAACAACAACACCGTCAAGGTGAAGTACACCGGATGGCTGTTGGACGGCACCCAGTTCGACTCGTCATGGGACAAGAACACCACGCTTGAGGCCGACACGTACAGCGGCGGCAACCATCAGGTGATTGAGGGCTGGCAGCAGGCCATGGTCGGCCAGACGGTCGGCTCGCAGGTGCTAATGGTGATTCCGCCGAACTTGGGTTACGGCGACACCGCCCAGGGCTCCATCCCCGCGAACTCCACGCTGATCTTCGTGGTCGATATTCTGGCCGCCTACTGA
- a CDS encoding CYTH domain-containing protein: MNDFEYERRFFCRALPLELDDGEPMLIVQSYYVHDGNYALRVRLQTRGVRIDMNADTDPIAVLRQYRERFTEAFVTVKGPSVGGTRYEAEREIDARIAAELVMRGGRPIIKNRFSAWIGEDGWSLDIFGGANAPLVVAEAERSGPVTNLQIPSFCVTEITDQARFSNDGLASRPFSQWAADFDAELHRDGPRFQTQFGRNRMGL, encoded by the coding sequence ATGAACGATTTCGAATATGAACGTCGGTTCTTCTGCAGGGCGCTGCCGCTGGAACTGGATGACGGCGAGCCGATGCTGATCGTGCAGAGCTATTATGTGCACGACGGTAATTACGCGTTGCGAGTGCGGCTACAGACACGCGGGGTGCGCATCGATATGAACGCCGACACCGATCCGATAGCCGTACTGAGGCAATACCGAGAACGGTTCACCGAGGCGTTCGTCACCGTCAAGGGGCCGTCGGTGGGCGGCACCCGTTATGAGGCCGAACGGGAGATCGACGCCCGCATAGCCGCGGAACTGGTGATGCGCGGAGGCCGTCCGATTATCAAGAACCGGTTCTCCGCATGGATCGGCGAGGATGGATGGAGCCTCGATATATTTGGCGGCGCGAACGCCCCGCTGGTCGTCGCCGAGGCGGAGCGTAGCGGACCCGTGACCAATCTGCAGATTCCATCGTTCTGCGTGACGGAGATCACCGATCAGGCGCGGTTCAGCAACGACGGACTGGCTTCGCGGCCGTTCTCGCAGTGGGCTGCGGACTTCGACGCCGAGCTGCACCGGGACGGGCCCCGATTCCAAACCCAGTTCGGCCGTAACCGCATGGGACTATAA
- the rplA gene encoding 50S ribosomal protein L1 — protein MVKRSKKYREAAEKVDRNNLYTANEAIALLKSMPAYNFDQTVEAVYRLSVDPRKADQLVRGTVNLPHGTGKTAKVAVFARGPKATEAVEAGADIVGDDDLIEKVQNGFLDFDAVVATPDMMGKVGRLGRVLGPRGLMPNPKTGTVTMDVTKAVKDIKGGKIEFRVDKNGNLSFLIGKLSFDETALDENFKAVADEVKRLKPATVKGRYITKVTITSTMNPGVPVDPVALA, from the coding sequence ATGGTTAAGCGTTCCAAGAAGTACCGCGAAGCGGCTGAGAAGGTCGATCGCAACAACCTTTACACCGCCAACGAGGCTATCGCTCTGCTCAAGTCCATGCCGGCCTACAACTTCGACCAGACCGTCGAAGCCGTGTACCGTCTGAGCGTGGATCCGCGCAAGGCCGACCAGCTGGTCCGTGGCACCGTCAACCTGCCTCACGGCACTGGTAAGACCGCCAAGGTCGCCGTGTTCGCCCGTGGCCCGAAGGCCACCGAGGCTGTCGAGGCCGGCGCCGACATCGTCGGTGACGACGACCTGATCGAGAAGGTTCAGAACGGCTTCCTCGACTTCGACGCCGTCGTGGCCACCCCGGACATGATGGGCAAGGTCGGTCGTCTGGGCCGCGTGCTCGGCCCCCGTGGCCTGATGCCGAACCCGAAGACCGGCACCGTGACCATGGACGTCACCAAGGCCGTCAAGGACATCAAGGGCGGCAAGATCGAGTTCCGCGTGGACAAGAACGGCAACCTGAGCTTCCTCATCGGCAAGCTCTCCTTCGACGAGACCGCTCTGGACGAGAACTTCAAGGCCGTTGCCGACGAAGTCAAGCGTCTGAAGCCGGCCACCGTCAAGGGCCGTTACATCACGAAGGTGACCATCACCTCCACGATGAACCCCGGCGTCCCGGTCGATCCGGTGGCTCTCGCCTGA
- a CDS encoding co-chaperone YbbN, whose protein sequence is MAQQQEFHPGLSLAGAVDLESLKHQVKAEPGQAGGAPAAGGYVIDTTENTFQAMVQTSATFPILLLLWIPTDDRLFPMARTLGDAVNKLKGQIQLSRIDIASYPSIAQAFQVQGAPALFALIGGRPMPILQGLPGDDELKQIVDQVIPKLISVAAQSGVNGTAPYSGDPDSADGDGAGTGDGAGAAAGADVVPPEHQEAHQLAAQGDYAGAAAAYEQVLQANPNDTLAARERAKALLLARSATADVREVRKTAADRPDDVEAQLAVADVDMIGGQIEDAFSRLLDYLADGHTDQVEPVRERLLEYFMIPEATDERVKRARRRLATLMY, encoded by the coding sequence ATGGCACAGCAGCAGGAGTTTCATCCGGGATTGTCACTCGCGGGCGCGGTGGATCTCGAATCGTTGAAGCATCAGGTGAAGGCGGAGCCGGGGCAGGCCGGGGGAGCGCCGGCCGCGGGCGGCTATGTCATCGACACGACCGAGAACACGTTCCAGGCGATGGTGCAGACCTCCGCCACGTTCCCGATCCTGCTGCTGCTGTGGATCCCGACCGATGACCGTCTGTTCCCGATGGCCCGTACGCTCGGCGACGCGGTGAACAAGCTCAAGGGGCAGATTCAGCTGTCCCGCATCGACATCGCAAGCTACCCATCGATCGCGCAGGCGTTCCAGGTGCAGGGCGCACCGGCGCTGTTCGCGCTGATCGGTGGCCGCCCGATGCCGATTCTTCAGGGGCTGCCGGGCGATGACGAGCTGAAGCAGATCGTCGATCAGGTCATCCCCAAGCTAATTTCGGTGGCCGCGCAGTCCGGCGTGAACGGTACTGCGCCGTATTCCGGCGACCCGGACTCGGCCGACGGTGACGGTGCTGGTACCGGTGACGGCGCAGGTGCGGCGGCTGGTGCCGACGTGGTGCCGCCCGAGCATCAGGAAGCGCACCAGCTTGCGGCGCAGGGCGATTACGCCGGTGCCGCCGCGGCCTACGAGCAGGTGTTGCAGGCGAACCCCAATGACACGCTCGCCGCGCGGGAGCGCGCGAAGGCGCTGCTGTTGGCGCGTTCGGCGACCGCTGACGTGCGCGAGGTACGCAAGACCGCCGCAGATCGTCCCGATGACGTCGAAGCGCAGCTGGCCGTGGCGGATGTGGACATGATCGGCGGCCAGATCGAGGACGCCTTCTCCCGTCTGCTGGATTATCTGGCGGACGGTCACACCGATCAGGTCGAGCCGGTACGCGAGCGTCTGCTGGAGTACTTCATGATTCCCGAAGCGACCGATGAGCGCGTCAAGCGTGCCCGTCGCCGCCTTGCCACGCTGATGTACTGA